The following is a genomic window from Pseudomonas purpurea.
CAGCGTTGATTTTGTCCAGCTCGGCCTTGTCGCCTTTACGCACCGCGATGCCTACGCCGTCGCCGAAGTATTTGACGTCGGTGAACGCAGGGCCAACGAACGCGAAACCTTTGCCGGCGTCGGTTTTCAGGAAGCCGTCATCCAGCAGGGTGGCGTCAGCCACGGTGCCATCGAGGCGACCGGCAGCCACGTCCAGGTAGATTTCGTTCTGCGAGCCGTACGGCTTGATTTCAGCACCCAGCGGCTTCAGGACTTCTTCAGCGAAACGGTTGTGGATCGAGCCACGCTGTACGCCGATTTTCTTGCCCTTGAGCTCACTCAGGTTGTCGCTGACCGACGTGCCAGCCTTCATCACCAGACGTGCCGGGGTGTTGTAGTACTTGTTGGTGAAGTCCACGGACTTCTTGCGATCATCGGTGATCGACATGGACGACAGGATCGCGTCGATCTTGCGCACTTTGAGTGCCGGGATCAGACCGTCGAACTCTTGCTCGACCCACACGCACTTGACCTTCATCTCTTCGCACAGGGCGTTGCCAATGTCGTAGTCGAAACCAACGATGCTGCCGTCCGGGGCCTTGGAGGCGAACGGAGGGTACGCCGCTTCGATACCAATTTTCAGAGGCTTTTCATCGGCAAATGTCGGCAGGGACAGCACGGACAGTGCCAGGGCGCCAAGAAGCACGAGTTTCTTCATCTTAGGACTCCATCGGTAAAGGGCGAAAACGGCAGAGTGAGCGACAGCCCAATATGCGAATGGGTGAAACCGGAAAGCGGCGCAGCGTCCTAGGACTCTTGCGTTGAAT
Proteins encoded in this region:
- a CDS encoding ABC transporter substrate-binding protein codes for the protein MKKLVLLGALALSVLSLPTFADEKPLKIGIEAAYPPFASKAPDGSIVGFDYDIGNALCEEMKVKCVWVEQEFDGLIPALKVRKIDAILSSMSITDDRKKSVDFTNKYYNTPARLVMKAGTSVSDNLSELKGKKIGVQRGSIHNRFAEEVLKPLGAEIKPYGSQNEIYLDVAAGRLDGTVADATLLDDGFLKTDAGKGFAFVGPAFTDVKYFGDGVGIAVRKGDKAELDKINAAIAAIRENGKYKQIQDKYFNFDIYGK